From Cellulosimicrobium cellulans, the proteins below share one genomic window:
- a CDS encoding discoidin domain-containing protein, with protein sequence MHLRPTARLRLASLAAGLTAACVAAPLVAAAAPVSTAAEPVNLSQGKPATASSVQGDYAAARAVDGDLNTRWGSEFAEGQWLQVDLGQVSTLSSVALSWEGAYGKGFRIEASDDGSTWRTLRTVTDGAGGQQTLPVSGTGRYVRLLGTERGTGYGYSLWELQVFGTPGTGGGPVDPVDPGDDCTANAALGKAATASSAEGAYAAGLAVDGKADTRWSSDFSDAQWLQVDLGAIKPVCGIEIDWEGAFGKGFRVETSDDGALWRTLRTVTDGTGGKQALDVTGSGRYVRLVGTERGTGWGYSIWELRVLTTGDGTGNPGTGEPIEGGGDLGPNVHVFGPGTPVADIQSAVDAAYAAQEESQFGLRRDQFLFEPGTYPVHVNVGFNTAVNGLGKNPDDVNITGGVWADAEWFEGNATQNFWRSIENLAVTPTGGDMRWAVSQAAPMRRIHVKGNLMLHSSRYGWASGGFTADSIVDGQVRGYTQQQWYTRDSTLTGGWDGTLWNMVFSGTENAPPTTFPEPAVTTLDTTGTIREKPYLYLDGDDYAVFVPSLREGTRGATWKNGSTPGTSIPLDDFYVAHPGDTAEHINAALDQGLHLLLTPGVYDLDETIEVNRADTVVLGLGYATIVPTAGQTALQVGDVDGVRVASVLFDAGAAESPSMLTVGTDGSSADHADDPISIHDVFVRVGGAHAGKVDSAIVINADDTIVDHIWSWRGDHGEGIGWDVNTADYGLVVNGDDVDGYGLFVEHYQKYNTLWNGERGRTIFYQNELPYDPPNQAAWNHDGIRGWAAYKVADHVRNHEAWGLGSYCVFTSDASIVSDNGFEVPITPGVKMHSLLTVSLGGVGTYEHVINGVGPRASGVETVPAKVVSYP encoded by the coding sequence ATGCATCTCCGACCTACGGCCAGGCTCCGCCTGGCCTCCCTCGCCGCAGGGCTGACCGCGGCGTGCGTCGCGGCGCCGCTCGTGGCTGCCGCAGCGCCCGTCTCGACCGCGGCGGAACCCGTCAACCTCTCCCAGGGCAAGCCCGCGACCGCGTCGAGCGTGCAGGGCGACTACGCCGCCGCACGGGCCGTCGACGGCGACCTGAACACCCGCTGGGGCAGCGAGTTCGCCGAGGGCCAGTGGCTCCAGGTCGACCTCGGCCAGGTCTCGACGCTCTCGTCCGTCGCCCTGAGCTGGGAGGGCGCGTACGGCAAGGGCTTCCGCATCGAGGCGTCCGACGACGGCTCGACCTGGCGCACGCTGCGGACCGTCACCGACGGCGCGGGCGGGCAGCAGACGCTGCCCGTGTCCGGGACCGGGCGCTACGTGCGCCTGCTCGGCACCGAGCGCGGCACCGGCTACGGCTACTCGTTGTGGGAGCTCCAGGTGTTCGGCACGCCCGGGACCGGCGGCGGCCCGGTCGACCCGGTCGACCCTGGCGACGACTGCACGGCGAACGCCGCGCTCGGGAAGGCGGCGACGGCGTCGTCCGCCGAGGGCGCGTACGCCGCGGGCCTCGCCGTGGACGGCAAGGCGGACACGCGCTGGAGCAGCGACTTCTCCGACGCGCAGTGGCTCCAGGTCGACCTGGGCGCGATCAAGCCCGTCTGCGGGATCGAGATCGACTGGGAGGGCGCCTTCGGCAAGGGCTTCCGCGTCGAGACGTCCGACGACGGCGCCCTGTGGCGCACGCTGCGCACCGTGACCGACGGGACGGGCGGCAAGCAGGCCCTCGACGTCACCGGGTCCGGCCGCTACGTCCGGCTCGTCGGGACCGAGCGCGGCACCGGCTGGGGCTACTCGATCTGGGAGCTGCGCGTGCTGACCACGGGCGACGGGACCGGGAACCCGGGCACGGGTGAGCCGATCGAGGGCGGCGGGGACCTCGGGCCGAACGTGCACGTGTTCGGCCCCGGCACCCCGGTCGCCGACATCCAGTCCGCCGTCGACGCGGCGTACGCCGCGCAGGAGGAGAGCCAGTTCGGCCTGCGCCGCGACCAGTTCCTGTTCGAGCCCGGCACGTACCCGGTGCACGTCAACGTCGGCTTCAACACCGCGGTCAACGGCCTCGGCAAGAACCCCGACGACGTGAACATCACGGGCGGCGTATGGGCCGACGCGGAGTGGTTCGAGGGGAACGCGACGCAGAACTTCTGGCGCTCCATCGAGAACCTCGCCGTCACCCCGACCGGCGGCGACATGCGCTGGGCCGTCTCGCAGGCGGCCCCGATGCGGCGCATCCACGTCAAGGGCAACCTCATGCTGCACTCGTCGCGCTACGGCTGGGCGTCGGGCGGCTTCACGGCCGACTCGATCGTCGACGGCCAGGTCCGCGGCTACACGCAGCAGCAGTGGTACACGCGCGACTCGACGCTCACGGGCGGCTGGGACGGCACGCTGTGGAACATGGTGTTCTCCGGCACCGAGAACGCCCCGCCGACGACGTTCCCCGAGCCCGCGGTCACCACGCTCGACACCACGGGCACGATCCGCGAGAAGCCGTACCTCTACCTCGACGGCGACGACTACGCCGTCTTCGTCCCGTCGCTGCGCGAGGGCACGCGGGGCGCGACGTGGAAGAACGGCTCCACGCCCGGCACGTCGATCCCGCTCGACGACTTCTACGTCGCGCACCCGGGCGACACCGCCGAGCACATCAACGCCGCGCTCGACCAGGGCCTCCACCTCCTGCTCACGCCCGGCGTGTACGACCTCGACGAGACGATCGAGGTGAACCGCGCCGACACGGTCGTGCTGGGACTCGGCTACGCGACCATCGTGCCCACCGCCGGACAGACCGCGCTGCAGGTCGGCGACGTCGACGGCGTCCGGGTCGCGAGCGTCCTGTTCGACGCCGGGGCGGCCGAGTCGCCGAGCATGCTCACCGTGGGCACGGACGGCTCGAGCGCCGACCACGCGGACGACCCGATCTCGATCCACGACGTGTTCGTGCGCGTCGGCGGCGCGCACGCGGGCAAGGTCGACAGCGCGATCGTCATCAACGCGGACGACACGATCGTCGACCACATCTGGTCCTGGCGCGGCGACCACGGCGAGGGCATCGGCTGGGACGTCAACACCGCCGACTACGGCCTCGTGGTCAACGGCGACGACGTCGACGGCTACGGCCTCTTCGTCGAGCACTACCAGAAGTACAACACCCTGTGGAACGGCGAGCGGGGGCGCACGATCTTCTACCAGAACGAGCTCCCGTACGACCCGCCGAACCAGGCCGCGTGGAACCACGACGGCATCCGCGGGTGGGCCGCGTACAAGGTCGCGGACCACGTGCGCAACCACGAGGCCTGGGGCCTGGGCTCTTACTGCGTGTTCACGTCCGACGCGTCGATCGTGTCCGACAACGGGTTCGAGGTCCCGATCACCCCGGGCGTCAAGATGCACTCGCTGCTGACCGTCTCGCTCGGCGGGGTGGGCACGTACGAGCACGTCATCAACGGCGTCGGCCCCCGCGCCAGCGGCGTCGAGACCGTCCCGGCGAAGGTCGTCAGCTACCCGTAA
- a CDS encoding DUF1996 domain-containing protein — MTGVLVASTSVVVTTSAAAAPDTLLSQGALTSASSSESGGLGPRFAVDGDRATRWASQPSDDQWLRVDLGEAHDLDRVVLDWEAAYGKDFTVQVSQDGQSWTTVATVADGTGGVQSFDVDVAGRYVQVVGTERGTQYGYSLYELQVFGDGDAPDPEEPPEWDDEVTHHEFQANCSFSHFLPDDPIVFPGQPGKSHLHTFVGNRVTDAFTVPEDLFENTDSTCTVPQDHSSYWFPAIEKNGVPIEPDIPMTIYYKSGIDDYTKVQPFPPGLRFVAGDMMATYDEFRTAPGAVEGWECGDISKSWDIPAHCPEGTELNIRYQAPSCWDGMHLSPDAASHMGHGTHMAYPVDGQCPMTNPIAVPMIEFKIAWPVSGDMSDVRLVSGSDQSWHYDFINGWEPEVLERLVEHCINGGLQCNPRGYDLYKPHRGTVLDENYQLVG; from the coding sequence ATGACAGGCGTCCTCGTCGCGTCGACCTCGGTGGTCGTCACGACGAGCGCCGCGGCCGCCCCGGACACCCTGCTCTCCCAGGGCGCGCTCACCTCGGCGTCGAGCTCCGAGTCCGGCGGCCTCGGGCCCCGGTTCGCGGTCGACGGCGACCGGGCCACCCGCTGGGCGAGCCAGCCGAGCGACGACCAGTGGCTCCGCGTCGACCTCGGCGAGGCGCACGACCTCGACCGCGTCGTCCTCGACTGGGAGGCGGCGTACGGCAAGGACTTCACGGTCCAGGTGTCGCAGGACGGGCAGTCCTGGACGACCGTCGCGACCGTCGCCGACGGGACGGGCGGCGTGCAGTCGTTCGACGTCGACGTGGCGGGACGCTACGTCCAGGTCGTCGGCACGGAGCGCGGCACCCAGTACGGCTACTCGCTGTACGAGCTCCAGGTGTTCGGCGACGGCGACGCGCCGGACCCCGAGGAGCCGCCGGAGTGGGACGACGAGGTCACGCACCACGAGTTCCAGGCGAACTGCTCGTTCTCGCACTTCCTGCCCGACGACCCGATCGTCTTCCCGGGACAGCCCGGGAAGTCGCACCTGCACACGTTCGTCGGCAACCGCGTGACGGACGCGTTCACGGTCCCGGAGGACCTGTTCGAGAACACCGACTCGACCTGCACGGTCCCGCAGGACCACTCGTCGTACTGGTTCCCGGCGATCGAGAAGAACGGGGTGCCGATCGAGCCCGACATCCCGATGACGATCTACTACAAGTCGGGGATCGACGACTACACGAAGGTCCAGCCGTTCCCGCCGGGGCTGCGGTTCGTGGCGGGCGACATGATGGCGACGTACGACGAGTTCCGGACCGCGCCGGGCGCCGTCGAGGGCTGGGAGTGCGGCGACATCTCGAAGAGCTGGGACATCCCGGCCCACTGCCCCGAGGGCACCGAGCTGAACATCCGCTACCAGGCGCCGAGCTGCTGGGACGGCATGCACCTGTCTCCCGACGCGGCGTCGCACATGGGTCACGGCACGCACATGGCGTACCCCGTGGACGGGCAGTGCCCCATGACGAACCCGATCGCGGTCCCGATGATCGAGTTCAAGATCGCGTGGCCCGTGAGCGGTGACATGTCCGACGTGAGACTCGTGAGCGGCTCCGACCAGTCGTGGCACTACGACTTCATCAACGGCTGGGAGCCCGAGGTGCTGGAGCGCCTCGTGGAGCACTGCATCAACGGCGGGCTCCAGTGCAACCCGCGCGGCTACGACCTCTACAAGCCGCACCGCGGCACGGTCCTCGACGAGAACTACCAGCTCGTCGGCTGA
- a CDS encoding LacI family DNA-binding transcriptional regulator, with protein MSEDVQHRAPTLDDVARVAGVSRATVSRVVNGKRKVAPAVQEVVLEAVAATGYVPNRAARSLVTRRTGTVAVVVSGAEPVPDDGLHLPRLLADPFFGRVVGSFVRSLRPHDVHPVLMLADGDEARRQVVSYLRFGNADGALLVSTHADDPLPEQLLATGRPTVLFARPPHPLPVSYVDVANADGARLAAHHLLDRGCRAVGVVSGPLDVLAARDRLEGFRAAMARRGHAYVPSVEGNFTVESGEAAMLELLRTAPGLDGVFVSNDVMAQGAVHALREQGRRVPDDVAVVGFDDSPAGTLTRPALTTVRQPVEEMAAEMARLLLEQVETGEPRVTSRIFDPVLVVRDSA; from the coding sequence GTGAGCGAAGACGTGCAGCACCGGGCGCCGACGCTCGACGACGTCGCCCGTGTCGCGGGCGTCTCGCGCGCGACGGTCTCGCGCGTCGTCAACGGCAAGCGCAAGGTCGCCCCCGCGGTCCAGGAGGTCGTCCTCGAGGCCGTGGCGGCGACCGGCTACGTGCCCAACCGGGCCGCCCGCTCCCTCGTCACGCGGCGGACCGGGACGGTCGCGGTCGTCGTCTCCGGTGCCGAGCCCGTCCCCGACGACGGCCTGCACCTCCCGCGCCTGCTCGCCGACCCGTTCTTCGGCCGCGTCGTGGGGTCGTTCGTGCGGTCCCTGCGGCCGCACGACGTCCACCCCGTGCTCATGCTCGCCGACGGTGACGAGGCGAGGCGGCAGGTCGTGTCCTACCTACGGTTCGGCAACGCCGACGGCGCGCTCCTGGTCTCGACCCACGCCGACGACCCGCTCCCCGAGCAGCTCCTCGCGACGGGCCGCCCCACCGTGCTCTTCGCCCGGCCGCCGCACCCGCTGCCGGTGAGCTACGTCGACGTCGCGAACGCCGACGGGGCACGCCTCGCCGCGCACCACCTCCTCGACCGCGGGTGCCGGGCCGTCGGGGTGGTGTCGGGCCCGCTCGACGTGCTCGCCGCCCGGGACCGCCTCGAGGGCTTCCGCGCCGCGATGGCCCGGCGGGGCCACGCCTACGTCCCGAGCGTCGAGGGCAACTTCACCGTCGAGAGCGGCGAGGCCGCGATGCTCGAGCTGCTGCGCACCGCCCCCGGGCTCGACGGCGTCTTCGTCTCGAACGACGTCATGGCGCAGGGGGCGGTCCACGCGCTGCGCGAGCAGGGACGCCGGGTGCCCGACGACGTCGCCGTCGTGGGGTTCGACGACAGCCCCGCCGGAACGCTCACGCGCCCGGCGCTCACGACCGTGCGCCAGCCCGTGGAGGAGATGGCGGCCGAGATGGCGCGCCTCCTGCTGGAACAGGTCGAGACCGGCGAGCCACGGGTCACGTCGCGGATCTTCGACCCCGTGCTCGTCGTGCGGGACTCGGCGTAG
- a CDS encoding discoidin domain-containing protein: MRTTSPTAPGRPRRRRAARAALATMASGALAGAALVVPAATASAEPVLLSQGKPATASSVQDDWTGYAASNAVDGDLGTRWSSAWSDPQWLQVDLQQDASVDRVELVWEGAYSSAYQVQASDDASTWRTLYSTTQGDGGTDVLDVDGEGRYVRVLSTARPGGYGHSLYEFRVFGEAGGSGPTDPTDPTDPTDPFPDYVHPGHPAVPVKDSGPSVVKVVGGNGDWDLQVDGQPYTVRGFTWGGTSAEETGPRMQGLADINGNTTRTWGTGADSRAIFDAAAEHDVRVIAGFWLMPGGGPGSGGCIDYRTDTTYKNDTKADILRWVQEYKNHPAVLMWNIGNEAILGLQNCYSGTDLEEIRKAYASFVNEVSVAIHAIDPNHPTSNTDAWTGAWPYIRDNAPDLDLLSINAYGDVCSIASAWEAGNYGKPYVLTEGGAAGEWEVPDDVNGVPDEPTDIEKSRALPLSWKCLMEHEGKALGATFFHYGVEGDFGGVWFNITPGNNKRLGYHAIAKTWGVDLAGVNTAPRITGMAIPGSTAVTAGATLDFDLAATDPDGDPINYVAFFNSKYVDGAGGLAWTELTSKGQGKFSVTAPSRLGVWKLYVWAEDGKGNVGVETRSFRVVAPPVAGTNIAQGKTTTASSFDPWNGNWSPGQATDGDQGTRWASNWNDDEWLTVDLGSVQAFQHVQLVWESAFGKAYRIQTSNDGQSWTTVRTVTDGDGGVDSLDVAGNGRYVRLKLDARGTAWGYSLFELGVYQR; this comes from the coding sequence ATGCGCACCACATCCCCCACCGCCCCCGGGCGACCCCGCAGACGCCGAGCGGCCCGCGCCGCGCTCGCGACGATGGCCTCCGGCGCGCTCGCGGGAGCGGCGCTGGTCGTGCCGGCGGCGACCGCGAGCGCCGAGCCGGTGCTCCTGTCCCAGGGCAAGCCCGCCACCGCGTCGTCCGTCCAGGACGACTGGACCGGGTACGCCGCGAGCAACGCCGTCGACGGCGACCTCGGTACGCGCTGGTCCAGCGCCTGGAGCGACCCCCAGTGGCTCCAGGTCGACCTGCAGCAGGACGCGAGCGTCGACCGCGTCGAGCTCGTCTGGGAGGGCGCCTACTCGTCCGCGTACCAGGTCCAGGCCTCCGACGACGCCTCCACGTGGCGCACGCTCTACTCCACGACCCAGGGCGACGGCGGCACCGACGTGCTCGACGTGGACGGCGAGGGTCGCTACGTGCGCGTGCTCTCGACCGCGCGCCCGGGCGGCTACGGCCACTCCCTCTACGAGTTCCGCGTGTTCGGCGAGGCGGGCGGCTCGGGGCCGACCGATCCCACCGACCCCACGGACCCGACCGACCCGTTCCCCGACTACGTGCACCCCGGCCACCCGGCGGTCCCGGTCAAGGACTCGGGCCCGAGCGTCGTGAAGGTCGTCGGCGGCAACGGCGACTGGGACCTCCAGGTGGACGGGCAGCCGTACACCGTGCGCGGGTTCACGTGGGGCGGCACGAGCGCCGAGGAGACCGGCCCGCGCATGCAGGGCCTCGCCGACATCAACGGCAACACGACCCGCACCTGGGGCACGGGCGCCGACTCGCGCGCGATCTTCGACGCCGCGGCCGAGCACGACGTCCGCGTCATCGCGGGCTTCTGGCTCATGCCCGGCGGCGGGCCGGGGTCGGGCGGCTGCATCGACTACCGCACCGACACGACCTACAAGAACGACACCAAGGCCGACATCCTGCGCTGGGTCCAGGAGTACAAGAACCACCCGGCCGTGCTCATGTGGAACATCGGCAACGAGGCGATCCTCGGCCTGCAGAACTGCTACTCGGGCACGGACCTCGAGGAGATCCGCAAGGCGTACGCGTCGTTCGTCAACGAGGTGAGCGTCGCGATCCACGCGATCGACCCCAACCACCCGACGTCGAACACCGACGCGTGGACCGGAGCCTGGCCGTACATCCGGGACAACGCGCCCGACCTGGACCTGCTCTCCATCAACGCCTACGGCGACGTGTGCAGCATCGCGAGCGCGTGGGAGGCCGGGAACTACGGCAAGCCGTACGTCCTCACCGAGGGTGGCGCGGCCGGCGAGTGGGAGGTTCCGGACGACGTGAACGGCGTCCCGGACGAGCCCACCGACATCGAGAAGAGCCGCGCGCTGCCGCTGTCGTGGAAGTGCCTCATGGAGCACGAGGGCAAGGCGCTCGGCGCGACGTTCTTCCACTACGGGGTCGAGGGCGACTTCGGCGGGGTGTGGTTCAACATCACGCCCGGCAACAACAAGCGCCTCGGCTACCACGCGATCGCCAAGACCTGGGGCGTCGACCTCGCGGGCGTGAACACCGCCCCGCGCATCACCGGCATGGCGATCCCGGGCTCGACGGCCGTGACCGCCGGCGCCACGCTGGACTTCGACCTCGCCGCGACGGACCCCGACGGCGACCCGATCAACTACGTCGCGTTCTTCAACAGCAAGTACGTCGACGGCGCCGGGGGCCTCGCCTGGACCGAGCTCACGAGCAAGGGCCAGGGGAAGTTCTCGGTCACCGCGCCCTCCCGGCTCGGCGTGTGGAAGCTCTACGTCTGGGCCGAGGACGGGAAGGGGAACGTCGGGGTCGAGACGCGTTCGTTCCGCGTCGTCGCACCGCCCGTCGCCGGGACGAACATCGCGCAGGGCAAGACCACGACCGCGTCGAGCTTCGACCCCTGGAACGGCAACTGGTCGCCCGGTCAGGCGACCGACGGCGACCAGGGCACGCGCTGGGCGAGCAACTGGAACGACGACGAGTGGCTGACGGTCGACCTCGGCTCGGTCCAGGCGTTCCAGCACGTCCAGCTCGTCTGGGAGTCGGCGTTCGGCAAGGCCTACCGGATCCAGACCTCGAACGACGGCCAGTCCTGGACGACGGTCCGCACGGTGACGGACGGCGACGGCGGGGTCGACAGCCTCGACGTCGCGGGCAACGGCCGCTACGTGCGGCTCAAGCTCGACGCGCGCGGCACCGCGTGGGGCTACTCGCTGTTCGAGCTCGGCGTCTACCAGCGCTGA
- a CDS encoding aldo/keto reductase → MPLAPRYVAADDRYDTMTYRRTGRSGLDLPAISLGLWHNFGDVNPFETQRAVLRRAFDLGITHFDLANNYGPPYGSAEENFGRHLAQDLGAYRDELVISSKAGYDMWPGPYGDGGSRKYLLSSLDQSLTRMGLDYVDVFYHHRPDPSTPLEESMRALHDAVQQGKALYVGVSNYSPSRTREAAAILADLGTPLLIHQPSYSMLNRHVEDPAHEDRYDGVQSESLLDVVGDLGVGTIVFSPLQQGLLTDRYLSGSAPEGSRAARPDSPFLSEQNLDESYLGKARALNEIAAGRDQTLAQLALAWVLRDDRVTSALIGASSVRQLENNVAALSAPPLTPDESDAIESALAR, encoded by the coding sequence ATGCCTCTCGCCCCGCGCTACGTCGCCGCCGACGACCGTTACGACACCATGACCTACCGCCGGACGGGGCGCAGCGGCCTCGACCTGCCCGCGATCTCGCTCGGTCTCTGGCACAACTTCGGTGACGTGAACCCGTTCGAGACGCAGCGCGCCGTGCTGCGCCGCGCGTTCGACCTCGGGATCACCCACTTCGACCTCGCGAACAACTACGGCCCGCCGTACGGCTCCGCGGAGGAGAACTTCGGCCGCCACCTCGCCCAGGACCTCGGCGCGTACCGCGACGAGCTCGTCATCTCCTCCAAGGCCGGGTACGACATGTGGCCCGGCCCGTACGGCGACGGCGGTTCGCGCAAGTACCTCCTGTCGTCGCTCGACCAGTCGCTGACACGCATGGGCCTCGACTACGTCGACGTCTTCTACCACCACCGCCCGGACCCGAGCACGCCGCTCGAGGAGTCCATGCGGGCGTTGCACGACGCCGTCCAGCAGGGCAAGGCGCTCTACGTCGGCGTCTCGAACTACTCGCCGTCCCGCACGCGCGAGGCCGCCGCGATCCTCGCCGACCTCGGCACCCCGCTGCTCATCCACCAGCCCAGCTACTCGATGCTCAACCGGCACGTCGAGGACCCGGCGCACGAGGACCGGTACGACGGCGTCCAGAGCGAGTCGCTGCTCGACGTCGTCGGCGACCTCGGCGTCGGCACCATCGTGTTCTCGCCGCTCCAGCAGGGCCTGCTCACCGACCGCTACCTCTCCGGCTCCGCGCCCGAGGGGTCGCGCGCCGCCCGCCCGGACTCGCCGTTCCTGTCCGAGCAGAACCTCGACGAGTCCTACCTCGGGAAGGCTCGCGCGCTGAACGAGATCGCCGCCGGCCGCGACCAGACGCTCGCCCAGCTCGCCCTCGCCTGGGTGCTCCGCGACGACCGCGTCACGTCCGCGCTCATCGGCGCGAGCA